In Candidatus Manganitrophaceae bacterium, the genomic stretch AGCAGGGGCAGGAAGGCCGGAAGTCGAAGGTGGATGCGGCGATGGGGACCCTGATGAACGAGATCATGGGACATCAAGAGAAAACGGGAAATACGGGTCCGTTTGGCGAGGTTACCGCAATGATGCAGATGGACCGGAGCTGGTTTCTCGGGCCCTCAGGTGCCTCAGAGACCGTTACCGGGGGAGGACATTGCCCGAGTAACGCCCCGGTGAAGAAGCTGGACATCACGGCGATCAATGTCGAAATCACACTGAATCAGTGGCTGGATTTTCACCCTGGTTATATGTATGTCCTGACTGAGAACGTGAAGGGTGTCCGTGAGGAAGAACGGACAAACAACAAGGCAAGAAAGGCCAAGGGCTATGATCCTGGCGCGGTGACACTGGGACTTCAGACCGACCTGATCCAACCGCTGGTCATTCGCGGAAATCAGGGAGACTGCATGCTCATCACCCTCCGGAACGAGGTGGAGGAGGAGGATGTGGGTCTTCATATTCATGGATCAAGCACGGTGATCAATAAGACCGGCCAGCCGGCAACTTCGATCAATCCTGATTCGAACATCTCGCCGGGCAACAGCGTTGTCCTGGAATGGTACATCCAGCCGGACCATCAGGAAGGGGGACACGTCTTCCATAGCCACGCGGGTCGTGAACCGGGGAGCCTTGGTCTGATCGGTGCGTTCATTGTTGAGCCGATAGGGGCCATCTACCTGGACCCTATCACGGGAAAACCGGCCAAGAGCGGCTGGCAGATGATGATCGCCTATGACGATAAGATCGAGCCGGTTGCAAAGGACTTCCGTGAGTTCACGCTGATCTATCACGAGGTGGGGGACGAATCGTTCCGACCGCTGAACCGGGACGGCGAGATGATCCCGCAGCGCGATCCGAACACCGATGCCTACCGTCCCTCGGCGCGTGCGATCAACTTTCGCAGCGAGCCTTTCGGGATCAACAACCTGGCGGTACAAGAAAAGTATTTCCACATGGAAGATGAATCGATGGCCTACAGCTCTTATACCTTCGGAGATGTGCCGACAACAATTCCTCGGTCCTACATGGGAGATCCGGCGAAGTTTCGTCTGATCCACGGCGGCGGCGAGGTCTTCCACTCCCACCATCCGCATGGCGGATCAATCCGATGGCTGCGTCAACCGAAGGCGGACGGGAAGGGCGAAGAACTTCTCACGACCTCCTGGGACAACCCGGTGAAGTTTCCGGTCATACGGACGATCTCCGACCGTGTTGATGTGGAAGTGATCGGACCGTCTGAGTCGGTGGATCTTCAGACCGAGTGCGGTTCGGGTCTTTGCCAGCAATTGGCAGGAGATTTCCTCTTCCATTGTCATGTCGCCCATCACTATGTTGCGGGAATGTGGGGCTACTGGAGGGTGTATAACACGATTCAATCCGGGGACTATCCCTTTGTCAGCACGGACGCGATGGTGCCGCTGAAAGAGCTCCCGGACAGAGCAGGCCGCATGAAAAAAGGGGTAAGTTCAAAAAAACTGGTTGGAAAGACAATGAACTGGTTTGACAAGAAGTGGAACATTACAAAGAAAACCTCTGACTGGTCGAAGCCGATTCCAGACGTCTCCATCAAGGACTGGGTGAAGATGATGTTGCCGCCCGCGGGCGAGCCGGGTCACACCTCTGACGAGAAGGGCCAGATTCTGGCTTATGATGCGACCGTGTGGGACTGGACCTGGAAGGGCCTTACGGCAATGAGTGAGAAGGGGGAGACGGGGCAGTTTGATACCCCGAAGCACAAATCGCCCTTACCTGGAAAACGGGCACCGATCCTGTTTGACCCGAATACGGGAAAGACGTCATGGCCGCACTTCAGGCCGCATTTTGGGAAGCGCGTGCCGTTTGCGCGACATCATGGGGGATCTCCGTGGTTGGAGCCGATCCATATGGACAAGAACAACAATACGCCGGCGACCGATCCGGGGAGCATCGGGGCCCCGGGTGAGGAGACGACCCTTCCTCCGGAACCGGGCGAACAGGGCCGTTGGTCTCTCTGTCCTGAAGGCGCGGGGCGGAAGCAGTATACGATCCACTTTATCCAGACACCGATCACCATGAACGATGCGATCGGGAAGGACAAACGTGTGATTGATAAGGACGGTACGATCTACGTCTTGCACGAAGATGTTGCGAAGGTCCGGGCGAACTCTGATCTGGCCCGACCCCTGGCCTATCGGATCAATATCTACGACTGTCTGGATGTAATTCTGAAGAGCGAATGGGTGGACAACAACCCGACGAACTTCCAGATGTCGAAGATCAACATCCACACGCATTTCATTCAGTTTGACAACCAGGCGTCTGACGGCGTAATCAGCGGATTCTCGTATGATCAGTCGGTGCGGCCCTTCACGATGTTGGGTAAAAAAGAGCATCGCGGGCTGCCGGCCCCGATGAATGCCCTGCAGGTTGAAGATACGGCGGCGGGTGCGATTTCCATGAAGATCAAGATGGGAGAGCATGCTACGCCCTTCCATGTGGACACCGATCTGATGTTCGGAATGCATCAGGTGGAGACTTCTGAGATACGTTGGGTGCGAAACATTGAGCATGATGCGGCGACCGGGGTGGATACCCTTACCTTCAGCGAGCCTCTGAAGCATGCCCATAAGAAGGACGAGATCGTCTCGACGGAATGGGTGCGCTATCGTCTCTGGGCGGACGCGGATGTGGGGACGGTCTTCTGGCATGACCATGCCCTGGGCGGAACCACCTGGCCGCATGGTGCCGTGGGTGCCTTTATTGTCGAGCCAGTCGGCTCGACCTATCATGACCCGGTCACCGGGGACTTGATCAGAAGCGGTCCCATTGCGGATATCCGCACCATGGAGCCGATTGGATTTGGCCAGAGCGGGAGCTTCCGTGAGGTGGCCATGTTCCTTCACGACACTGTTCCATTCACCGCGCAGGTGGTGACCGAGGGAAATCCTCCGGGACAGTCGAAGCGGGCGGCGATCGATGCCGGTCAGGTTCTCTTCTTCCAGATGCCGTATGACCTTGATTATACGGCGGTGCCGATGCTCAATGGCGGGACGCATACCACGGGGGGAGGCATCTTCTTTAAGACCGAATCGATTGCAAAGCGGCTGAAGCATGTCAAGGACCCGTCCCTGGTCTTCTCGTCCCGGGCGCATAAAAAGGACCCCGGTACAAATCTGATCAGGGCCTACCTGGGCGATACGGTTACCTTCCGGATGCTGCATGTGATGATGAATGAGACGCATGTCTGGCGACTGGCGGGACATCCCTTCCGGACGGAGCGCTATGCAGGGAATGCCGAGTTCAAGAATGCTTATCATATCGGGATCGCCGAGCGCTATGACTTCGTCGTGACGGCGGGGAGCGCGCAGAAGATGGCGGGGGACTACCTTTACTACAACGCGCGTCCTTCCCACCTTGCCGAAGGGAGCTGGGGGATCTTCAGGGTCCTGGACGAGAAGGTGAAAGACCTGCAGGTGCTTCCGGGACATGAGGTGATTCCGAGGTCGGCCAAGACCCTTTGTCCCTCGGACGCGCCGGTGAAGCGCTTCAACGTCGTGGCGACCGATCATGCCTTGAAATTCAATCCGAATGCACCGGATGTGATCGAGGTGGATTTTGATCGGAAGCTTCTGGTGGCAAACCCGAAGGGGAAGATCTTTATACTGGAAGGCGAGATGAAGAAGATTGCGGCGGGTGCGCAGCCCCATCCCCTGACGCTTCATGTGAATTCCGGGGATTGTATCAAGATCAGGCTCAAGAATAATCTGAAAGGGCTTCGCGCTTCATTCTCCGCGGATGGTCTTGCCTTTGATCCGAACGATTCACATGGCGTGGATGTCGGATATAACAAAGGGAATCAGACGGTGGCTCCGGGAAAGACCCGGACCTACACCTTCTATGCGCCGCCGGAGTTTGGTGAGTTCTCGACCATCGTCTGGGATTGGGGGAATTTCATGAACAGTACCCGGGACGGCCTCTTCGGAGGGATCATCGTTGGACCACGAGGATCGAAGTATCGTGATTCGGTGACTGGCGAGGATGTCACGATGAAGAATTCCTGGGCGGTGGATGTGATCCTGGATCGGAGCAATCCGAAGAACGCCGGACGGTCCGACTACCGGGACGTCTCGCTCTATTTCCAGGATGAAGACAACATCATCGGGACGGCATTTATGCCCTACATCCAGCAGATTGCGGGCCTGGCGGGCGTGAATTACCGGAGTGAGCCCTGGATGTATCGGGAGGAGAACGGCTGTGAGCTTGGAACCATGTTCCAGCCCTGCGTTGCCGGAACGACCGAGCTTGCGACCCCGACGATCCTCGCGCATGCGGGTGATCCGGTTCGTATCCATGTCTTCGGGGCCTTTAACGAGCAGAACCAGATGTTTGCGGTCGAGAACCACCAATGGCCGCTGGATCTGGGCATGGCGAGAGCAGGACAGGCTGCGGATCTGATGCCGGCCGAAGAGTTCGGGTCCTCCGAACATATGGATGTCTTCCTTCGCTCAGCAGGCGGTCCGACAAGGCTGCCGGGGATCTATCTCTGGCAGACCCATCGTCTCCCGTACACGGCAGCCGGACTCTGGGGTTACTTCAAGGTGCTTCCTACCGGGAGCCGTGCGATTCTTCCGCTGAACTCGGGCGGAGGGGCCAGCAACGGAAGAACTGCGGAACTTGAGCAGGAGGCGCCTGAGGTGATCTCCGGGCTGGGAGATGAAACACCTGGTCCACTCTCGATGCTCGAGAAGTAATCGTGTCAGCAGAGGCAATATGGGCGGGGCAGAGGAATAATCACCTCTGCCCCGCCCTTTTTTTGAGGAGGAGGGGAACGTGAAATATCTTCAAATCTTTGGTCTGAGCATTGTATTCATGGCCATTCAGGGGATGCTCTGGCAATCCGTCGCCGATGCCTACGAAGTGATTGATGTGAGCAATGGTGGATCGATATCAGGCAAGATTACGATGGAGGGCAAGCTGCCGGAGGCAAGGGTTTTTTCCCTTGTCCTTTATCCGTTTGGGGAGTTTTGTAAGAAGATTTCGGATGGGAAGGGGCATGTCCGGCTCAAGGATTATATTGTGCAGAAAGACGGAGGATTATGGGAAGCGGTCGTTTCCGTGGACAGGGTTCAGAAAGGGAAGGCCTACACGCCGAAGGTGGCGGAATTTGTGGCGGTTGACTGCATGTTTCATCCGGCTGATGTGGCGGACAGTGAGATGTTCATGTTTGATAAAGAAACAGGGGTTATGCGCCACGAGCACCCAAATGTCGCGATTATTTATAATAACGAGCGGATGAACATGATCAACCGGGATCCTGTGATTCACAACATCCAGGTCTTTCAGAATGAGCGGGGGAATATTATTTTAAACACCCCGCTACCGGTCTCGGACAAAATGCGGGGAGGCGTCCTGCACTATCGGAAGGGAAAGCATATTTCTCAGATGATCTGTGGGATGCATGAATTCATGCAAAGCTGGGGGTTTGTGGTGAACAACCCCTACAATGCGAAAACGGCGAAGGATGGGACCTACACGATCGAAGGGCTGCCACCTGGGACATATACAGTCAGTATCTGGCATCCGCATTATGAGGTTTACAAGAGGGAAGTAACAATTCACGCGAAGAAGACGACGCGGCTCGACTTTGTATTTGACGCGACGATCATCACGCCCCCGGGATATGAGACGCAGAAGCAGTTCCGGACCGATACGGGAATCCGGGAAAAGGAAAAACTACACGAAGGGGAAGAACGTATCATTATGGATTAAGGAACCTTTAAGTGGTTCAGACCTCTTTCCCCTGAATGTATTTCGATCAGCGAAGCAATGAGCGCATTGAGGGGGAAGCTCCATCCGGCTTTGCCGGTGGAGGGGGCGACGCAAGCCCCTATATCAGAAAGGCGAGGAATGATGAAAGTGGTAAAGAAATATATTCTGTTGTTCCTGTCCCTAATTATTTTGTGTTTGGGCCAGTCGGTCGCCTCGGCATATGAAGAGATTACCGTCATCTCCGGGGGGACCCTCGAGGGTCAGGTCTTTTTAACCGGCACGCCGCCTCCCGCACGGATCTTTCATCTCATCTTTTCCCCCAATATAGAATTTTGCCGGGATATATCGGACGGGAAAGGAAATCGTTTATTGCAGGAATTTCATGTGTCTTCTGATGGAGGATTTCAGGACGTTGTTGTTGCCCTGGTGGGTGTCAAAAAAGGGAAGCCCTTTGACTATACACCAATTATCTGGATAGAAAACTGTCAGATCAAGCCCTTTGTCACCCCGGTTCGAAACAATCACCCCATCACGATTTCAAGTGTTGATCCGATCACGCATGATATTCAGGCCTATACCCTGAAGGATGAATATACCTTTGCGATGTTTAACAAACCGATGCCTGCGAGGGCAAGTGTGACGAAGGAGATAGTCTTTCGCAAGGGGCATTACATCTTTCGAACACAATGCGGAGTCCATGATTATATGCAGTCGTGGGGGATGGCGGTCGGAAACCCTTATTTTGCAGTGACTGACCGGGAAGGCAGGTTCATCATATCCGACATCCCACCCGGGACGTATTATCTGGTGGCCTGGCATCCGCACATGGAGGTCCAGGCGCGAGAGGTGACGATATCGGCCAATGGGCGGGTTTCAGCAGATTTTTCGTTTGATGCCAACGAGGTGCATATCCCCCTGCACGATCTACAACTGAACTACCGGCTGGGGACATGGCTGGAGCCCCGGCACCTGGTGCCGCCGAAGGTGAAGCTCCAGGTCCTTCAAGAGGAGTTAATCGATGTCAATAGTTTTCGCAGGGGGGAGAGCGTGCATGAAGACAATCATGGCACACTTCTGATGAACTTTCGTAACAAGTGAGATCCCACCCTTTCCGGGCCAATTTGTTGGGAGTGGCAATATAGACTCTCATTCTAGGGATAGATGTTTCTATCATAAAGGTAGAGGGGACTTGAATGATCATCATATGGGTCCATATCATTGCAGCCATGTTCTGGATCGGCGGGATGCTTTTCTTTGCCCTGGTGTTCATCCCCTCGGTAAAGGATGTTCTGTCCAGTACACAAAAAACAGCCTTGATCAGCCGGGTTGGAAAACGCTTTCGTACAGGTGGATGGATCGCACTTGGGGTTCTTTTTATCACCGGACTGCTTCGTCTCCATTTCAATGGATTATCACTCTCCGAGTATGGGAGAGCGCTATGGATCAAGCTATTCCTCGTTTTCCTGATGGTTTCGTTGTCTTTTCTGCATGATGTGATACTGGGACCAAGATCCATCCGGATCAGTCAAACAACAACGGGTCCACATCGACTCCAGATTATTGTGAGATGGATGGCGAGGTTTAATTTGTTGGTGGGATTGCTTGTTGTCCTTGCGGCTGTGTATCTGGTGCATGATGTTTTATAGTTACCCTGAGGATTATCTGAAAGTGGCATAAAGGTCACTCTGGCTTTAAATTTGACAGCTGAGTTTAGCAGGCAGGAGAACCCGCAGAGAAAGGACAATGGACCGGATAAGGCATAACGATGATGAGGTAGAGGTCAATAATGACCCGATTCAATATTTAAAGCGTGAACATGAGGACACACTCCGGAGATTGGAATCAGCAAAACGCGCCCTTCAATCACTTCGATGTCTTCCTGGAAATATCGTTCCACACCAGAGGGAGGCTGAGGAAAACTGGATAAAAGTTTTTGTGGTTTCACTGGTGAGCCGGATTCGACTCCATTTTCAAAAGGAAGAAGAAGGTCTTTTTCCGATCCTGGCAGAGTATATTGGAAAAGAGCATGGGCCGATAGAGGTGATGCTCCATGAACACGA encodes the following:
- a CDS encoding carboxypeptidase regulatory-like domain-containing protein produces the protein MKYLQIFGLSIVFMAIQGMLWQSVADAYEVIDVSNGGSISGKITMEGKLPEARVFSLVLYPFGEFCKKISDGKGHVRLKDYIVQKDGGLWEAVVSVDRVQKGKAYTPKVAEFVAVDCMFHPADVADSEMFMFDKETGVMRHEHPNVAIIYNNERMNMINRDPVIHNIQVFQNERGNIILNTPLPVSDKMRGGVLHYRKGKHISQMICGMHEFMQSWGFVVNNPYNAKTAKDGTYTIEGLPPGTYTVSIWHPHYEVYKREVTIHAKKTTRLDFVFDATIITPPGYETQKQFRTDTGIREKEKLHEGEERIIMD
- a CDS encoding carboxypeptidase regulatory-like domain-containing protein; translation: MSALRGKLHPALPVEGATQAPISERRGMMKVVKKYILLFLSLIILCLGQSVASAYEEITVISGGTLEGQVFLTGTPPPARIFHLIFSPNIEFCRDISDGKGNRLLQEFHVSSDGGFQDVVVALVGVKKGKPFDYTPIIWIENCQIKPFVTPVRNNHPITISSVDPITHDIQAYTLKDEYTFAMFNKPMPARASVTKEIVFRKGHYIFRTQCGVHDYMQSWGMAVGNPYFAVTDREGRFIISDIPPGTYYLVAWHPHMEVQAREVTISANGRVSADFSFDANEVHIPLHDLQLNYRLGTWLEPRHLVPPKVKLQVLQEELIDVNSFRRGESVHEDNHGTLLMNFRNK